The sequence GGCCTGATCGCGGGCGGAGGTGCCTATGCCTCCCAGTGATTCCACCGCGATTGCCAGCTCTTCTGCAATGGTTCTTATCCGAACCAGTGTTTCATATTGCGAGACCGAATGACCAGTTGTGGGAGACTCTTCCAGGGTCTCCACCAGCCACTGCGCCTGTGCCACCAGGCCGATCGACGCTTCCAGTGGATCATCACCCGGCATGTTTGCGGCTACGCCGGCAATGAGCCGATCCCGGGTGGTGGCCTGCGTCCAGCTGGTCGCGTTGCGGGTGACCTGGCGAAGCGCCTCGTGGAAGGTATCCACCAACGCCGCCACGGACTGGGAGGAACCACTTCCCGTTCCGGACGGGTTCAGGGTGCGCCACTCCGCCATCGAGAAGGGAGCGCCCACCACCGCAAAACAGTCACTGCCGGGACGATACGGCGATTCGTACTGCACACCGAATGGCACGATCAGCACGTCTCCATTGGCGCCATTATCGACATACTCGAGAATCATTTTTGCAACACCAGTGCGTGGACGCCCCACGTACGGCGTATTGTGCACGCCGCCTTCGGGAAACACGCCCACCGCATGACCGGCCGCCAGCGCGGCACCCACGGCACTGCCCGCCGCGGCATTCACCGCTACCATGTCCGTTCCCTTCCGCCGCTCGGCACGGGCATCCCGTACCCGGACCACCGGGATGACCCCCAACCCCTCATAGATCTTCCGGGCCGGCCAGCTCGACGCCGCGGCGAGTGTCGCGATGTAACGCAGCGGACGTGGGGTCACGAAGAACCCCTGCAGAACATCCGGCAGATCGTTCGGGTGATTACCAATGAAGAGCACTGCCCCCGATTCCGGTGCCCGCTCCGCACCGAACACGCGCACATCCCGGTACACCCAGCGCAGACACCGGCGCGACAACCAGCGCACCAGACGGCGAATGACCGGCGAACCTTCCTTCGGTGAACCGGGTGGCGGGGAACTGGAAAACGACTTGGAAAGCGAGTCGGAAAGCGGCGCAGACATGGCCGCATAAGAAAGCCCCGGGTAGCGGCGCTGACAACGCGGACGCAGCTTGGCGGCATGGACCTCCCTGTCCGCATTCGTCTCCGCACTTGTCGCCCCATTCGTCTGGGCCTGCTCCTGCTCGCCCTGCCCCTCCTGTCCACGCACGCACAATCCGTGTCCGCGGCCGACTTTGCCAACCTCGCGCGCTATCAGGAGGACAATGCGCGCCTGAGTGCACCGCGTCGTGGTGAGCAGCGGGTGGTGTTCATGGGCAACTCCATCACCGAAGGGTGGGCGAAGTACTTCCCCGCGATGTTTCCCGGCAAGGCGTACATCGGGCGTGGCATCAGCGGGCAGACCACACCGCAGATGCTGCTGCGCTTCCGGCAGGACGTGATCGCCCTCGCGCCTTCGGTCGTGGTGATTCTCGCCGGCACGAACGACATCGCCGGCAACACCGGCCCCGCCACGCTCGAAATGATCGAGGACAACATCGCCTCGATGGCGGATCTGGCGAAGGCCAACCGTGTCCGCGTCGTGTTGTGCTCAGTGCTGCCCGTGTACGACTACCGCTGGAAACCGGGCATCGAACCGGCGCCCAAGATCGTGGCACTCAATCGCTGGATCAGGGAATACGCTGCCTCACACGGCCATGAGTACGTGGACTTCCACACCCCCATGGCCGATGCCCGGCAGGGGCTGCGCGCCGACTACGGCAGCGACGGCGTTCATCCCAACGAAGCGGGATACAATGTGATGGCGCCGCTCGTGGAGGCCGGCATCAGGAAGGCGCTACGGCGCTGACGGTGGCAGCAATTCCCGCTGCCACCGCCACTCGCCACTGCTATCGCGGAAACGCCACCATGCTCTCCTGCCCGTTCCGCCCCACCGTCGCAACACCGAAGAAGTAGTTGTCGATGATGACGTTCTGCACGGTGAAATCGGTCACGTTCCCCACGAAGCGCGAACGCGTCCAGTTCACTTCGCTCGGCTTGCGCCAGTACACGCGATAACCGATCACGTCGGGCGAGGGAGACGGTTTCCAGCGCAAGCGTGCCGAGGCCTGCACGGCCCCGCTGATGGTCACCGAATCGGGCGTGGCGGGCGCCCAGGCCAGCGACAGCAGCGTGGCCGCGTCGAGCGCCGTCATCTTCGCGGCGTAGTCGAAGTCCACGCCTTCCAGCACATCGCCGTACTTGATCCCCTTCTCGGTGCGCAGATCCTGATGCTGCCGGGTGTAGTCCTCGTGCGCCTCCATGAGACGCACCGCGGCGGCACCGAGATTGAAGAACGGCGTGTGATGTCCCCCGCGCCCGTAGCGATCGAGACGATAGATGATCTCCACGTCGAGATTGGGGAAATAGCGGTCGGCCACCATGTCGATGTAGCGCGCCAACTGACGGGATGGCGTATCGAGCTCACCACCGTTCGTGAGAATGCGACGCAGCTCGGCGGGCGTGGTGGTCGCCGGCAGGCCGGGGGCGAACACACGGGCTTTGGTGTTCTCGTACACCCCATCGATGCCCCGGGTATTGCCCACCATGTCGTTGTTGATCACCGCATCGATGCGCCAGCCCTCGGCCTTGGCCACCTTCGCCACGATCTCGCCGCCGAACAGCCCCTGCTCTTCCGCCGACAGCGCCACGAACGCCACCGACGCATTCGGACGATGTTTCGACAGCAGGCGCGCGGCTTCGAGAATGGCCGCGATCCCCGATGCATTGTCGTTGGCGCCAGGCGAGTCGGACGTGGCGTTCATGACATCCGTCACGCGCGAATCGATATCCCCGGTGTGCACGACATACCGGTTCGGTTCCGTGCGACCGCGCAGCACGGCCACCACGTTGACGATGTTCACGTCCTGCTTGATGCGACCATTCGGGTCGCCCTTCCAGATGTCCGCGATGTAGCGCACCTCGAGACACCCACCGCAGTCCTTCGAGATCTTCTGGAACTCCGAGAAGATCCAGCGCCGGGCCGCACCGATTCCGCGAGTGGCCGACGTGGTATCGGAGAGCGTATGCCGCGTGCCGAAGTTCACCAGTGTGCGGATGTCCTGCTCCACGCGGGCCGCGGACGCCGCGGCCACGAGATCGTGGATGCGCGGGTCCTCGTTCGACGGAACAGGTGTCGGCGCGGCCTGGGCGGCGAGCCGGGCGGGAACCGGAGCGGCGGCCAGTGCGAGCAGGGTCGCGGGCAGCAGCGTGGGCAGCAGTGCCGCGGACGGCGCCTTTCTGCTCACGGTCAGGAAGGGGAGAGTCGGCTTGAAGCGGAACATGAGGCGGGGGGGCTGGTAGGGAGAAGTCGCCTCCCCATCTTATCGCGCGGTCCCGCTGTGCGCGCCCCTTGTGACGTTCCGGTCGTTGGCCGAGTTATCGAGCGTGCCTGAAAGCTTCCTTTCCGCCGGCAACGAACCCCTTTCCGACGCCGTCCTCGTGCAGCAGGTGCTCACGGGGCGTGTGGAGGTATTTGCTTCGCTGGTGGACCGTCATCATGCGCACTGTCTGCGTGTGGCCACCCATTTGCTCGGCAACGCGGATGATGCCGACGATGTGGTGCAGGAAGCGTTCGTGCGCGCCTACCGTCATCTGGGCCGGTATCGCGAGCGCGACCGGTTCGTGGCCTGGCTGCTGCGGATCGTCGTGAATCAGTGCCGGACGCGTGTGGCACGCGAGGCGCGCTACACGGCGCTGGATCCCGA comes from Gemmatimonas aurantiaca and encodes:
- a CDS encoding 1-acyl-sn-glycerol-3-phosphate acyltransferase, which encodes MSAPLSDSLSKSFSSSPPPGSPKEGSPVIRRLVRWLSRRCLRWVYRDVRVFGAERAPESGAVLFIGNHPNDLPDVLQGFFVTPRPLRYIATLAAASSWPARKIYEGLGVIPVVRVRDARAERRKGTDMVAVNAAAGSAVGAALAAGHAVGVFPEGGVHNTPYVGRPRTGVAKMILEYVDNGANGDVLIVPFGVQYESPYRPGSDCFAVVGAPFSMAEWRTLNPSGTGSGSSQSVAALVDTFHEALRQVTRNATSWTQATTRDRLIAGVAANMPGDDPLEASIGLVAQAQWLVETLEESPTTGHSVSQYETLVRIRTIAEELAIAVESLGGIGTSARDQADVRQALDGRRSSRVSIASLTMSAPVAALGWLIHGPIFALIWRLAHRFAKAPVDLVALAFVPGLYLVLLWYLLLTVGLALVLGNTGWSPWWSLLLPLVAPRLGDIAVAWRWRWRCWRLVRGARAWSAPERQRLDALHRELTALWAGSTAAFEDESIKLRDQSGSTIRRNSARRNSAAGSQ
- a CDS encoding SGNH/GDSL hydrolase family protein codes for the protein MDLPVRIRLRTCRPIRLGLLLLALPLLSTHAQSVSAADFANLARYQEDNARLSAPRRGEQRVVFMGNSITEGWAKYFPAMFPGKAYIGRGISGQTTPQMLLRFRQDVIALAPSVVVILAGTNDIAGNTGPATLEMIEDNIASMADLAKANRVRVVLCSVLPVYDYRWKPGIEPAPKIVALNRWIREYAASHGHEYVDFHTPMADARQGLRADYGSDGVHPNEAGYNVMAPLVEAGIRKALRR
- a CDS encoding M20/M25/M40 family metallo-hydrolase yields the protein MSRKAPSAALLPTLLPATLLALAAAPVPARLAAQAAPTPVPSNEDPRIHDLVAAASAARVEQDIRTLVNFGTRHTLSDTTSATRGIGAARRWIFSEFQKISKDCGGCLEVRYIADIWKGDPNGRIKQDVNIVNVVAVLRGRTEPNRYVVHTGDIDSRVTDVMNATSDSPGANDNASGIAAILEAARLLSKHRPNASVAFVALSAEEQGLFGGEIVAKVAKAEGWRIDAVINNDMVGNTRGIDGVYENTKARVFAPGLPATTTPAELRRILTNGGELDTPSRQLARYIDMVADRYFPNLDVEIIYRLDRYGRGGHHTPFFNLGAAAVRLMEAHEDYTRQHQDLRTEKGIKYGDVLEGVDFDYAAKMTALDAATLLSLAWAPATPDSVTISGAVQASARLRWKPSPSPDVIGYRVYWRKPSEVNWTRSRFVGNVTDFTVQNVIIDNYFFGVATVGRNGQESMVAFPR
- a CDS encoding RNA polymerase sigma factor, with protein sequence MPESFLSAGNEPLSDAVLVQQVLTGRVEVFASLVDRHHAHCLRVATHLLGNADDADDVVQEAFVRAYRHLGRYRERDRFVAWLLRIVVNQCRTRVAREARYTALDPELRRGTMTAEMITSPDDGPFDRRQELAQALAQLAPDQREAIVLRFGEELSYEEMAAVTGAGVSALKMRVQRACTRLRTLLSEPLSP